The following proteins come from a genomic window of Bactrocera tryoni isolate S06 chromosome 1, CSIRO_BtryS06_freeze2, whole genome shotgun sequence:
- the LOC120766768 gene encoding facilitated trehalose transporter Tret1-like — translation MLTAKLPLLGKRHRMQVLVALTYHIMNFAHGLGIGWVSPTVEIIQSPETPLSFPVTVEDVSWIGSLFGFGFLSGNILFGLTANRLSRKLNMYLLALPNMLFWILIYFVQNVKYLYAGRFFGGVTAGGLFVIAPMFFIEILDKDVRGTLMSMGMTFLSCGIVTGFILPTKVDYYLTPCIGLALPIIYVVVFCFFPETPQSLLRSGRFTEAEAAFNFYKGIDNAKNLQLSRRVEESKTATEVQSEFEELKTIILRENANVTVKLQDFCRFEKSALKAFADTFVLCILYQLSGTFAFLNYMTSIFAVSGSTMDPYFCTIIVGVTHICGTIVAAVFVDRFGRRALLFSGTTAMIIGMFGFGAFVQFTDAAIKAQYDWAPLAFMIAVVFTSAYGLYGNFFTIVVEILPVKIRSPALSISMCFMSLLVFVILKLYPYFLVELGIPATMFTSGTISVVTTTYLFKFLPETKGKSMEKD, via the exons ATCACATAATGAATTTTGCTCATGGACTTGGTATCGGATGGGTGTCACCCACGGTGGAAATAATACAATCGCCTGAGACACCGTTAAGCTTTCCCGTAACCGTTGAGGATGTATCATGGATTGGATCACTCTTTGGTTTCGGCTTTTTGAGTGGAAATATTCTATTTGGCCTCACTGCCAATCGCTTAAGTCGGAAActgaatatgtatttattggcGTTGCCAAATATG CTATTTTGgatcttaatttattttgtacaaaacGTCAAGTATCTCTATGCAGGACGCTTTTTTGGCGGCGTCACCGCCGGCGGCTTGTTCGTTATTGCGCCGATGTTTTTTATCGAAATCCTAGACAAAGA TGTTCGTGGCACACTCATGTCCATGGGAATGACGTTTCTCAGTTGCGGTATAGTAACCGGCTTCATACTACCCACAAAAGTCGACTACTATTTAACGCCGTGTATTGGGCTGGCGCTACCCATAATTTACGTTGTGGTGTTTTGCTTCTTCCCGGAAACACCACAAAGCCTCCTGAGGAGTGGTCGCTTTACCGAAGCGGAGGCAGCTTTCAATTTCTACAAAGGCATTGACAATGCAAAAAACCTGCAGTTGAGTCGAAGAGTTGAGGAATCGAAAACAGCAACGGAAGTACAAAGCGAATTTGAAGAGTTGAAAACGATCATTTTGAGAGAAAACGCTAACGTGACTGTAAAGTTACAAGACTTTTGTAGGT TTGAAAAGTCAGCACTCAAAGCATTTGCCGACACATTTGTGCTCTGCATACTGTATCAACTGTCGGGCACCTTCGCCTTCCTCAACTACATGACTTCAATATTTGCCGTTTCGGGCTCCACAATGGATCCATATTTCTGTACCATAATTGTAGGCGTAACGCATATATGCGGCACGATCGTCGCCGCTGTTTTTGTGGATCGATTTGGAAGGAGAGCTCTGTTGTTTTCTGGCACGACCGCCATGATTATTGGCATGTTCGGATTCGGCGCTTTTGTGCAGTTTACCGATGCGGCCATAAAAGCTCAGTATGATTGGGCACCACTTGCTTTTATGATTGCTGTGGTTTTCACTTCGGCGTATGGACTTTATGGAAACTTCTTCACCATAGTGGTGGAAATATTGCCGGTGAAG ATCCGCAGCCCGGCTTTATCGATTTCGATGTGTTTTATGAGCCTTTTAGTGTTCGTGATTTTGAAGTTATACCCTTATTTCCTGGTCGAATTGGGCATTCCAGCTACTATGTTCACTTCTGGGACAATATCTGTGGTTACCACcacatatttgtttaaatttctgCCGGAAACAAAGGGAAAATCAATGGAAAAAGACTAA
- the LOC120766767 gene encoding facilitated trehalose transporter Tret1-like codes for MLTAKLPLLGKRHRMQVLVALTYHIMTFVHGIGIGWVSPTVEIIQSPETPLSFPVTVEDVSWIGSFFGFGFLSGNILFGLTANRLSRKLNMYLLALPHMLFWILNYFVQNVEYLYAGRFFAGVTNAGLFVIAPIFFSEILDKDVRGTIMSMGMTVISCGILTGFILPTKVDYYLTPCIGMALPIIYVVVFYFFPETPQSLLRSGRLTEAEAAFNFYKGIDNGVNVQLSRRVEESKTATEVQSEFEELKTIILTGNGNVPVKFQDFCRFEKSALKAFADTFVLCTLYHLSGTFAFLNYMTSIFTVSGSTMDPYFCTIIVGVTHICGTIVAAVFVDRFGRRALLFSGTTAMIIGMFGFGAFVQFTDAAIKAQYDWAPLAFMIAVIFTSAYGLYGNFFTIVVEILPAKIRSPALSISMCFMSLLMFLILKLYPYFLVELGIPATMYTSGTISVVTTTYLFKFLPETKGKSMEKD; via the exons atgttgacAGCGAAGTTACCACTGCTTGGTAAACGGCATCGCATGCAGGTGCTGGTGGCGCTTACGt ATCACATTATGACTTTTGTTCATGGAATTGGTATCGGATGGGTGTCACCCACGGTGGAAATAATACAATCGCCTGAGACACCGTTAAGCTTTCCCGTAACCGTAGAGGATGTATCATGGATTGGATcatttttcggtttcggctttTTGagtggaaatattttatttggccTCACTGCCAATCGCTTAAGTCGGAAActgaatatgtatttattggcGTTGCCACATATG CTATTTTGGATCTTAAACTATTTTGTACAAAATGTAGAGTATCTCTATGCAGGCCGCTTCTTTGCCGGTGTCACCAACGCTGGCTTGTTCGTTATTGCGCCGATATTTTTTAGCGAAATCCTAGACAAAGA TGTTCGTGGCACAATCATGTCCATGGGTATGACGGTTATCAGTTGCGGTATACTAACCGGCTTCATTCTACCCACAAAAGTCGACTATTATTTAACGCCGTGTATTGGGATGGCGCTACCCATAATTTACGTTGTGGTGTTTTACTTCTTCCCGGAAACACCACAAAGCCTCCTGAGGAGTGGTCGCTTAACCGAAGCAGAGGCAGCTTTCAATTTCTACAAAGGCATTGACAATGGAGTTAACGTGCAGTTGAGTAGGAGAGTTGAGGAATCGAAAACAGCAACGGAAGTGCAAAGCGAATTTGAAGAGTTGAAAACGATCATTTTGACAGGAAACGGTAACGTGCCCGTAAAATTTCAAGACTTTTGTAGGT TTGAAAAGTCAGCACTCAAAGCATTTGCCGACACATTTGTGCTCTGCACACTGTATCATCTGTCGGGCACCTTCGCCTTCCTCAACTACATGACTTCAATATTTACCGTTTCGGGCTCCACAATGGATCCATATTTCTGTACCATAATTGTGGGCGTAACGCATATATGCGGCACGATCGTCGCCGCTGTTTTTGTGGATCGGTTTGGTAGAAGAGCTCTGTTGTTTTCTGGCACGACCGCCATGATTATTGGCATGTTCGGATTCGGCGCTTTTGTGCAGTTTACCGATGCGGCCATAAAAGCTCAGTATGACTGGGCACCACTTGCTTTTATGATTGCTGTGATATTTACTTCGGCGTATGGACTTTATGGAAACTTCTTCACCATAGTGGTGGAAATATTGCCGGCgaag ATCCGTAGCCCGGCCTTATCGATATCGATGTGTTTTATGAGCCTTTTAATGTTCCTGATTTTGAAGTTATACCCTTATTTCCTGGTCGAATTGGGCATTCCAGCTACTATGTACACTTCTGGGACAATATCTGTGGTTACCACcacatatttgtttaaatttctgCCGGAAACAAAGGGAAAATCAATGGAAAAAGActaa